One genomic window of Osmia bicornis bicornis chromosome 5, iOsmBic2.1, whole genome shotgun sequence includes the following:
- the LOC114871113 gene encoding transaldolase isoform X1, translating into MSEPQSKKVKMTSSLAQLKEITTIVADTGDFQAMEQFKPIDATTNPSLILAAANQKKYAHLLDKAVQYGKKFGSTLAEQIEAALDITCVLFGKEILNIIPGRVSTEVDARLSFNKEASIEKAKRLIALYEELGVNKDRVLIKLASTWEGIQAAKELEEKYGIHCNLTLLFSFAQAVACAEAGVTLISPFVGRILDWYVSNTDKKSYEPKEDPGVVSVTKIYNYYKKFGYKTVVMGASFRNVGEIRELAGCDFLTISPKLLEELEKSNEPIRKVLAPELAKKSDLQKISLNEAKFRWLLNEDQMATDKLSDGIRKFAVDVRKLEKLLQEKIQS; encoded by the exons ATGAGTGAGCCTCAATCGAAGAAAGTCAAGATGACGAGCTCTTTAGCACAGTTAAAAGAAATCACAACAATTGTCGCCGATACCGGTGACTTTCAAG CTATGGAACAGTTTAAACCCATAGATGCAACTACAAATCCTTCTTTAATTCTTGCTGCAGCTAATCAAAAAAAATATGCTCATTTATTAGATAAGGCAGTGCAATATGGAAAAAAATTTGGATC CACTCTAGCAGAACAAATTGAAGCAGCTTTAGATATCACATGTGTTCTTTTTGGTAAAGAAATTCTAAATATCATACCAGGTAGAGTTTCGACGGAAGTGGATGCTAGATTGTCTTTCAATAAAGAAGCTAGCATTGAAAAAGCAAAACGACTAATTGCTTTATATGAAGAACTTGGTGTAAATAAAGATCGTGTATTGATTAAGCTGGCTTCTACTTGGGAAGGAATTCAAGCAGCAAA AGAATTGGAAGAAAAGTATGGAATTCACTGCAATTTGACATTGCTGTTTTCTTTTGCACAAGCAGTCGCGTGTGCAGAAGCAGGTGTGACTCTTATATCCCCATTCGTTGGCAGAATTTTAGATTG GTACGTATCAAATACAGATAAAAAGTCTTATGAACCCAAAGAAGACCCAGGTGTTGTGTCTGTTacgaaaatttataattattataaaaagttTGGATATAAAACCGTTGTTATGGGTGCTTCATTTAGAAACGTTG GTGAAATTAGGGAATTGGCTGGTTGTGATTTCTTGACTATAAGTCCCAAATTATTGGaagaattagaaaaaagtAATGAACCGATTCGCAAGGTACTTGCACCAGAATTAGCGAAAAAAAGTGATCTTCAAAAGATCAGTTTAAACGAAGCCAAATTTAGGTGGCTTCTAAATGAAGATCAAATGGCAACAGATAAATTAAGCGATGGTATTCGCAAATTTGCGGTAGATGTACGcaaattggaaaaattattacaagaAAAAATACAATCATAA
- the LOC114871113 gene encoding transaldolase isoform X2, with the protein MEQFKPIDATTNPSLILAAANQKKYAHLLDKAVQYGKKFGSTLAEQIEAALDITCVLFGKEILNIIPGRVSTEVDARLSFNKEASIEKAKRLIALYEELGVNKDRVLIKLASTWEGIQAAKELEEKYGIHCNLTLLFSFAQAVACAEAGVTLISPFVGRILDWYVSNTDKKSYEPKEDPGVVSVTKIYNYYKKFGYKTVVMGASFRNVGEIRELAGCDFLTISPKLLEELEKSNEPIRKVLAPELAKKSDLQKISLNEAKFRWLLNEDQMATDKLSDGIRKFAVDVRKLEKLLQEKIQS; encoded by the exons ATGGAACAGTTTAAACCCATAGATGCAACTACAAATCCTTCTTTAATTCTTGCTGCAGCTAATCAAAAAAAATATGCTCATTTATTAGATAAGGCAGTGCAATATGGAAAAAAATTTGGATC CACTCTAGCAGAACAAATTGAAGCAGCTTTAGATATCACATGTGTTCTTTTTGGTAAAGAAATTCTAAATATCATACCAGGTAGAGTTTCGACGGAAGTGGATGCTAGATTGTCTTTCAATAAAGAAGCTAGCATTGAAAAAGCAAAACGACTAATTGCTTTATATGAAGAACTTGGTGTAAATAAAGATCGTGTATTGATTAAGCTGGCTTCTACTTGGGAAGGAATTCAAGCAGCAAA AGAATTGGAAGAAAAGTATGGAATTCACTGCAATTTGACATTGCTGTTTTCTTTTGCACAAGCAGTCGCGTGTGCAGAAGCAGGTGTGACTCTTATATCCCCATTCGTTGGCAGAATTTTAGATTG GTACGTATCAAATACAGATAAAAAGTCTTATGAACCCAAAGAAGACCCAGGTGTTGTGTCTGTTacgaaaatttataattattataaaaagttTGGATATAAAACCGTTGTTATGGGTGCTTCATTTAGAAACGTTG GTGAAATTAGGGAATTGGCTGGTTGTGATTTCTTGACTATAAGTCCCAAATTATTGGaagaattagaaaaaagtAATGAACCGATTCGCAAGGTACTTGCACCAGAATTAGCGAAAAAAAGTGATCTTCAAAAGATCAGTTTAAACGAAGCCAAATTTAGGTGGCTTCTAAATGAAGATCAAATGGCAACAGATAAATTAAGCGATGGTATTCGCAAATTTGCGGTAGATGTACGcaaattggaaaaattattacaagaAAAAATACAATCATAA
- the LOC114871114 gene encoding zinc finger protein 330 homolog encodes MPKKKTGQRRKAEKQKLRQKEIRAAKDQINLAKFPCNAVMECDKCGKKQKSRAFCYFCQNVQRLPMCAHCGKIKCMLKTGDCVVRHPGIFTTGLGMVGAICDHCEAWVCHGRRCLTTHACICPLMDAVCQECERGVWDHGGRIFRCSFCDCFLCEDDQFEHQASCQVLEAENFKCQSCNRLGQYSCLRCKTCYCEDHVRRKGFKYDKNKPIPCPKCGFETSQTKDLSMSTRSHKFGRQNQSGMYESDDESGYSCYGNQSQYHVSENYTGSDQENEDEEEDDYDGDEDEDDDEEEVENESSSENEENENNTLPKCNH; translated from the exons ATGCCAAAGAAAAAAACAGGACAAAGAAGAAAAGCTGAGAAACAAAAGTTAAGGCAAAAAGAAATTAGAGCAGCTAAGGATCAAATAAATTTAGCTAAATTTCCATGCAATGCAGTAATG GAATGTGACAAGTGTGGCAAGAAGCAAAAAAGTAGAGctttttgttatttttgtcAAAATGTGCAACGTTTACCTATGTGTGCTCAttgtggaaaaataaaatgtatgttAAAAACTGGAGATTGTGTGGTTCGTCATCCTGGTATATTTACTACTGGCTTAGGTATGGTG GGAGCTATATGTGATCATTGTGAAGCATGGGTTTGTCATGGAAGACGTTGTCTTACTACCCATGCATGTATATGCCCATTGATGGATGCAGTCTGTCAGGAATGCGAGAGGGGTGTATGGGATCATGGTGGTAGGATATTTCGATGTTCATTTTGTGATTGTTTTCTTTGTGAAGATGATCAATTTGAACATCAAGCATCGTGCCAAGTCTTAGAAgcagaaaattttaaat GCCAATCCTGCAACCGTTTGGGGCAATATTCTTGCTTGAGGTGTAAAACATGTTATTGTGAAGATCATGTTCGAAGAAAAGGGTTTAAATACGACAAGAACAAACCTATACCTTGTCCTAAATGTGGCTTTGAAACGTCTCAAACAAAAGATCTTAGCATGTCGA CAAGAAGTCATAAATTTGGTAGGCAAAATCAAAGTGGAATGTATGAATCCGATGATGAAAGTGGATATAGCTGTTatg GAAATCAATCTCAGTATCATGTTTCTGAAAATTATACTGGTTCTGATcaagaaaatgaagatgaaGAGGAGGATGATTACGACGGTGATGAGGACGAAGACGATGATGAAGAGGAAGTAGAAAATGAGTCATCAAgcgaaaacgaagaaaatgaaaacaatacATTACCTAAATGTAATCATTAA
- the LOC114871118 gene encoding signal peptidase complex subunit 3, producing the protein MHTVFTRGNAILAYTLSVAACLTFCCFLSTVFIDYRANATLNTVIVAVKNVPDYSASREKNDLGYLTFDLQTDLTPLFNWNVKQLFLYLTAEYQTENNDFNQVVLWDKIVLRGDNAVLDFKNIYTKYYFWDDGNGLRGNKNVTLTLSWNIIPNAGILPSVNALGSHTFAFPSEYTSLRV; encoded by the exons ATGCATACAGTTTTTACGCGTGGTAATGCTATTTTAGCATATACATTGAGTGTTGCAGCGTGTCTAACGTTTTGTTGTTTTCTATCTACcgtatttattgattatagagcaaatgcaacattaaatactGTTATAGTAGCTGT aAAAAATGTACCAGATTACAGTGCTTCAAGAGAAAAGAATGATCTGGGATATTTAACATTCGACTTACAAACTG ATCTTACCCCATTGTTTAATTGGAATGTTAAACAGCTATTTTTATATCTCACAGCTGAATAtcaaacagaaaataatgattttaatcaG GTTGTGTTATGGGATAAAATAGTACTTCGTGGAGATAATGCTGTACTTGACttcaaaaatatatacacaaaGTATTATTTCTGGGATGATGGTAATGGCTTAag GGGAAACAAAAATGTAACGTTAACGTTATCTTGGAACATTATACCGAACGCTGGAATTTTACCAAGCGTCAATGCCCTTGGTTCTCATACGTTTGCATTTCCATCTGAATATACCTCATTACGTGTATAA
- the LOC114871109 gene encoding fibroblast growth factor receptor substrate 2, which translates to MGCVNSRTDINDLHPNIFQVMNVDDSGKLITPGRLEVTESDIVLYQRGKQPIKWPLRCLRRYGYDAEIFSFESGRRCSTGPGIYAFKCRRAAHLFNLVQTNIQVCNNSGDDTISRELPVASHPGQTVTRVTIPVEPNYLDPILNRTNNRTGSRFAHNQQNGVGRLDSIGSSTGLISPQGNISSPSSPPVLPPPPPPLPQPHPSSLYVNEEVLSSLPLEMEHNNNKSLRRAIQRSCTVSNSISSSGSVSLEQSSIHKSSEVTSQTKSPLSVAPYMNVDINSDISSLSPTHSISEATQFKKDKNVNNECGHAYMNISPGQETSESLSGRQRPSPLPCIQSEIEEGVRHCYANLEPSEIESLRKRFSGVSVAEKSPLPPSTPTGGPIREVNYAVLDLDTKDVPTTSPLDGSSTFTASPPESPNKLQKGYATIDFNKTAALSHSVNPNLVNDNEGSRKTRHNSTISDLAASGRRSSSVSE; encoded by the exons ATGGGTTGTGTCAATAGTCGGACAGATATTAATGATTTACatccaaatatttttcaagtgATGAACGTAGATGATTCAGGTAAATTAATTACACCTGGACGTTTAGAAGTTACAGAAAGTGACATAGTACTTTATCAACGTGGTAAACAGCCTATTAAATGGCCATTGCGTTGTTTGCGTCGATATGGCTATGATGCAGAAATCTTCAGTTTTGAATCAGGTAGAAGATGTTCTACTGGACCAGGCATTTATGCTTTTAAATGCCGTAGAGCTGCACATTTATTTAATCTTGTGCAAACAAATATTCAG GTTTGTAACAATAGCGGAGATGATACAATATCCAGAGAACTTCCAGTTGCTTCTCATCCTGGTCAAACAGTAACACGAGTGACAATACCGGTTGAGCCTAATTATTTGGATCCAATACTAAATAGGACTAATAATCGTACGGGTTCCAGATTTGCTCATAATCAACAAAATGGAGTTGGAAGATTAGATAGCATAGGAAGTAGCACTGGTCTTATATCGCCGCAAGGAAATATAAGTTCCCCTTCATCACCACCTGTGctaccaccaccacctccACCACTTCCTCAACCACATCCGTCCTCGCTTTATGTTAACGAAGAAGTATTGTCTTCTTTACCATTGGAAATGGagcataataataataaaagccTTAGAAGAGCAATACAAAG ATCTTGTACAGTCAGTAATTCTATATCTAGTAGCGGTTCAGTATCGTTGGAACAATCATCTATCCATAAAAGTTCAGAAGTCACTTCACAGACAAAATCACCCCTTTCGGTAGCACCTTACATGAATGTAGATATTAATAGTGATATTAGTTCACTTTCTCCAACTCATAGCATTTCTGAAGCAACGCAATTTAAGAAAGACAAAAATGTAAACAATGAATGTGGACACGCCTATATGAATATAAGTCCTGGTCAAGAAACAAGCGAATCTTTGAGTGGTAGACAACGACCTTCACCATTGCCATGCATTCAATCGGAAATAGAAGAAGGAGTAAGACATTGTTACGCTAATCTAGAACCAAGTGAAATCGAAAGCTTACGGAAAAGATTTTCCGGGGTATCTGTAGCAGAAAAATCGCCTTTGCCTCCATCAACGCCTACAGGTGGTCCAATTAGGGAAGTAAATTATGCTGTATTAGATTTGGATACAAAGGATGTACCAACTACTTCACCGTTAGATGGTTCTTCAACTTTTACTGCATCCCCTCCAGAATCTCCAAATAAGTTACAAAAGGGATATGCAACGatagattttaataaaacagcTGCTCTTTCTCATTCGGTTAATCCGAACCTTGTGAACGATAACGAAGGTTCAAGAAAAACGCGTCACAATTCTACAATTAGTGATTTAGCAGCTTCTGGTAGACGTAGTTCATCTGTAAGTGAATGA